In Fusobacterium sp. SYSU M8D902, a single window of DNA contains:
- a CDS encoding protein kinase produces MELLRKGNVFTTYLVENSIQEKVVVKIINAEYLKDKEKYQKVIKQFQIEKEILKLLNFNFIPKYIDSGDIFLCMTYIKGKNLKEIKNNLSYKEKLDILIQLSQIVQELHRIKVIHCDIKPENIIYNNGKIFLIDFGSAMLEGEKVEYIQGSKIYSAPEIYTEFVRCPQNDIYSVASMYNQMIEEDKKDYRIIHGGMKKNKSERFDSIDKILEILSEIRSKI; encoded by the coding sequence ATGGAACTTTTAAGAAAAGGTAATGTTTTTACAACTTATTTAGTTGAAAATAGTATACAAGAGAAAGTTGTAGTAAAAATAATAAATGCTGAATATCTTAAAGATAAGGAGAAATACCAAAAAGTCATAAAGCAATTTCAAATCGAAAAAGAGATTTTAAAACTTTTAAACTTTAATTTTATTCCTAAATATATAGATAGTGGAGATATTTTCTTGTGTATGACTTATATAAAGGGTAAAAACTTAAAAGAAATTAAGAATAATTTGAGCTATAAAGAGAAGCTGGATATTTTAATCCAGCTCTCTCAAATAGTTCAAGAGCTTCATAGAATTAAAGTTATTCATTGTGATATAAAACCTGAAAATATCATTTATAATAATGGAAAAATTTTTCTTATAGATTTTGGATCAGCAATGTTGGAAGGAGAAAAAGTTGAATATATTCAAGGAAGTAAAATTTATTCTGCCCCTGAGATTTATACAGAATTTGTAAGATGTCCTCAAAATGATATTTATAGTGTGGCTTCAATGTACAATCAGATGATAGAGGAGGACAAAAAAGACTACAGAATAATTCATGGTGGTATGAAAAAAAATAAATCTGAAAGATTTGATAGTATAGATAAGATATTGGAAATTTTATCAGAAATTAGGAGTAAAATATGA